The Halichondria panicea chromosome 10, odHalPani1.1, whole genome shotgun sequence region caGCAGGAGAGGTTGTTTCCACTGCACAGAGAGCATCTGGTAAGAGTGCTATCCACATACATGCAGACATTACTGTAGCAGTGACAGTGTCCGTCAAATGTTACACTGCATGGCAATACCATATACCGACTATCACCAATGCAGAACcaaaactgcatgcatagtatACATCACAAATATAACAGTTAGATCGGGGCATGGAgcatctatgtgttatagagTCCTAAAGCCCGATAGCAGAGGTAAACTACCATATTAATCCAATGTAGATCTTATATACACGTACTTTTCAATTAGCTACAATACATGCAAATGATCTCATGGTTGAGATCCCACTTTTTTTTTTCGAAACTATAGAGTTAGCAACATTACATCAATAGTATCCTCAAGCCTATATAATACCCTGGGATTTAGGACTTATAATTTCCTGCTAAATTAACAATCATACATAAACACAGGATATGAATGGGCTTTCAAAGACATGTATTTGAAAGCGTATACACACCATGGCAATAACCAATAGTAAGTTTAATTGCTTGCTAACAAAATGATGTCTTACACAAGTGAGAATTTAGTCAAGCTGCTGCTAATTTTTACAATAGCGTTTCCCGTTAGCTGTGAGTCTGAATCAATTGTACTTGAAAACAAGAATGTCAATCAGAAGATGGCACAAAACAAGAGTCATATTAGGTTGGGTAATAAACAGAAGTCTTGCAACGATGATATGGACTGCCCCCCGTGGACAAAATGTAACAATACTAAATGTGAGTGCAAAGCAAATCTGAAAAACCATCACACTATTAAATGTGACGAAGCAACACTTGAACTATCTGTTATCAGATGCCACTGTGTTACATACAACAACGTGACAGACGAGTTAGTTGAAGGAAACTGTATTGAGAATTGTGAAAATGGCTACGACAAAAGTGACTACCTTCCATTGCCAAAAGATGTATCCCAACCAAACCAGTTCATGTGTGAGAAGAGGTGGAACAGAACAGGAagactgtgtgggaggtgttTACCTGGATACTCTCCACTGGCTTACTCTTACGACATGAGGTGTGTGAAATGCCCTGAGGGGAACAAGAATATCTTGATTTACATTCTTGTGGCTTTTGGTCCCCTTACAGTGTTTTACTTTGTGCTCCTACTCTTCAAGATCAATGCATTTTCTTTGTACTTACACAGTTACGTTGCTTACAGCCAAATGATTACAACACCATTTTTTGCTAGAGCTATAACAGCATATGCTGAGAATGTCTCAACTTATTTAAAGTCTACAATTATAATACTAGCAGATCTATATGGAATTTGGAACCTAGATTTCTTCAGAGGTCTCTACCCTGACATTTGTCTTGATGTGTCCACACTCACAGTCTTAGCTCTGGACTATGCAGTGGCTATCTACCCACTACTGTTGACTGTTATCTCCTACATCTTGATCGAGCTATACGCTAGAAACTTTCGACTAGTAGTCATCTTGTGGATACCATTTCGTTACCTCTTTTCACGTTTTCGTAGAAACTGGGAAAGCAGAACTAGTGTGATAGATGCGTTTGCAACATTTTTTCTACTATCATTCACGAAAATGGCTTCTACTTCAGTTGACCTTCTTACACCAGTGAGAGTAGTTAACCTGAAAAGCAACAGTGTGACATGGGTACCGTACAATGATGCGACAATGGAGTACTTTGGAAAAGAGCATCTGCCATTTGCTATTCTTGCTTTAGTGTGCTCTACAATTTTTGCAATTCTCCCAATCTTGCTATTGCTGATTTACCAATTTCGCTGGTTTCAGAGATTGCTCAGCTGTCTACACATCCATCATCCATTGCTACGAGAGGTCATGGAATCTTTTCAAAGCTGCTACACAAATGGCACTCAACCAGGAACCAAAGATCGCCGATGGTTTTCAGTTGCCCATTACATTTTGCGCTATTCAAACATCATTGTTTACTCTGCAATACTAGATTCTGGCTATATAGTAATGGGACTAGTGTTAATTATTAGCTTGCTAGTTTTGACAGCAATAGTGCAACCATACAAGAATGCAAACCACACGAAAACAGACATTTTGTTCTTGGGAATAATTGGTGTGTTTTACTGCTTTGACGAAGCAACAAACCATCCATCTTTACAAGCAGAAACAGAAAACTATGTGTCAACAACTTTGAGAATTGTTGTTGTAATTATTCCGctattatacataatatgTACGATCACAAACTGGATCCTGAAGTGGATGAAGAAAAGAATGAGAAAAGTGAAAATAATTGTTACCCGAGCAAGAGCCTGGAGGAGGGGCTATGAGAACATTGATAATGACTTTGAGGAAACTTTGCCAGACAGAATCGTTAATCCCGAGAATTATCAAGACGAAAATCGACCTTTGGACATAGTTTGTTCAGATGGCAACTGCACTCGAGCTACTCTCCAACCAAATATCACATACTAATTAGCAATTATAGTTACGTAACCACGTACATCTACTTCGCAAGTGGGCATGCATGGATACAAATTCAGTacttactgcatgcatgcatgtgttttgaaTGTTCTCATAAGTTGATGTAGTAAAATCACATCTGAAGAATTCCTACACCTGTAGACATTATTGTAACAGTGAAAGTGTCCTTCTAATGCTTTTATGTAAACAATGGTAATACTACCTACTATACCACTCAGTGCAACATTCATGCACTGCACACAACGGAACATATACATCTTCATATACCGTATCACTATTCTTTCACATGATAATTGATTAGCTTAATGATTAGAAACCAACCTTAGGCAAATATAAAACTTACTAGTAAGTCTTACAACTTCTTTGTGCCTAGaacacagcctcgattaaaccgcgggGGAAACACTGATTGTACCGCGAGGTAGcctcgtttccaatccctttctcttatCTACGatacgataattattactcaAGGCACAGAGAAGTTGTAAGACTAGaacaagtacatgcagtagtgtCTGTGATGGCAAGTACGTTGTTGGAGGTGCTGTATATAGATAGCTATCAGAGAACCTTTGGATGAGACTTGAGAGCATACACACAACAttaaaattatacatgtattaaccctaacaccataattataggcaagaTGAAGATGCACTATACACAAGTGGGAGTTTAGCCAAACTGCTGTTAattttcacaataattattgtgttgtcTGTTAGCTATATCTTTCTGAATCAGCTACCCATAAAAATGAGAAAGACAATCAAAAGATGACACGAAACAAGTGGATGGGTAACAAACAGAAGTCGTGCAACAATGACATGGACTGCCCCGTCTGTCTGGAAACAGACATTTTGTTTCTAAGAATAATTTAAAGAGACCCTTTTGTACCTGACTATAAGTATATATCCTCCATTGATCTCAATTACTACAGTGTTTGCTAACaatataacattaattttgagaaGCAGGATTaatagttatataattatagtcacaaaTAGAGAATATTAGTGCAATTGTTTAGATGACAATGATTATTGTTATTTGTTGTTGTGTTGTTGTTAGATCAAATTGACAACAGCATTTCTGAACAGGGAACTTCAGGAGGAGGTTTATATGAAGCAACCTCAAGGTCTCATGGCACAGGGGAAAGAGCATTTGTGCAAATTGGATCGTAGCATCTATGGCTTGAAACAGTCCCCACCCCACGATGCTGGAACCCAGTGCTGGACAATTAAACAGCTGAAGAAAATGGGGTTTGTACAGTCAGTAAGTGATCCCCGTATTTATGTTGCCCTAGACGGAGAGACATTTGTGATTGGAGTCTACAGGGACGACACAGTGTTGGCTGGAGAAAGCGACAACCGAATAGCCGAAGTGAAGCAATCTCTTGGTGTGCATTTTGATACAAAAGATCTGGGAAAACTAAAGCTATATTTCTTGGGCATTGTTTAGAACGAAGACACAGGAGACGTCTGCATGGATGGGCATGGGACAACCAtgcagcctataattatatcgaaaCCGTTTAAAACAAATTTGGAATGAAACAAGCTAAAGCTATATCCATTCCTGTCGATCCTATTACAAAACTAGTGAAAGCAACAGAGATGAAGATGAAGTATTCGATCAGGAGCAGTATCAGTCCTTTCTTTGTTAGAAGTttaatgtatatactataattaataaCATATATACGCAGTAAGTGATGTGGCCAAGTTTACTTCCAACCCAATTAACCAAGAAACATTGGACTGGTTTGAAACGAATTATGCGATATACAAAAGGAACTGTCAGTTTATGCCGAAACTATGAACAGCCGAAAATTGTCAAGCCTACACTCATGCATACAGACTCTGACTGGGCAGGTGACTGATGACACAATATCAATTTCTGGTTATCTTTTTCAGAAGTGCAGTCAGTTGGAGAAGCAAGAAAACAGTCTTACGTGGCTTTATCCACAGCAGAAGCTGAGTACATGGCACTTCTAGTGCATCACAAAAAGCTATCTGGATGAGGCAACTTACTTTTGAGCTCGGATACACCTCTATATATATGGAACCCacaaccatgcatatatataagAGGACaatcaatcatgcatgcaattcaATCAACCCCCAATTCCATGGAGATCGAAACACAATGTGATCAGAACAAGTGATCAACAATTAAGCAAGTGAAATTGGAATACAGCCCAAGTCAAGAAATGCATGGTGGCAGATATGTTGATAAAGGGACTCAATCCGAGATCAATGAGACACTCAGAATCATGGC contains the following coding sequences:
- the LOC135343080 gene encoding uncharacterized protein LOC135343080 produces the protein MMSYTSENLVKLLLIFTIAFPVSCESESIVLENKNVNQKMAQNKSHIRLGNKQKSCNDDMDCPPWTKCNNTKCECKANLKNHHTIKCDEATLELSVIRCHCVTYNNVTDELVEGNCIENCENGYDKSDYLPLPKDVSQPNQFMCEKRWNRTGRLCGRCLPGYSPLAYSYDMRCVKCPEGNKNILIYILVAFGPLTVFYFVLLLFKINAFSLYLHSYVAYSQMITTPFFARAITAYAENVSTYLKSTIIILADLYGIWNLDFFRGLYPDICLDVSTLTVLALDYAVAIYPLLLTVISYILIELYARNFRLVVILWIPFRYLFSRFRRNWESRTSVIDAFATFFLLSFTKMASTSVDLLTPVRVVNLKSNSVTWVPYNDATMEYFGKEHLPFAILALVCSTIFAILPILLLLIYQFRWFQRLLSCLHIHHPLLREVMESFQSCYTNGTQPGTKDRRWFSVAHYILRYSNIIVYSAILDSGYIVMGLVLIISLLVLTAIVQPYKNANHTKTDILFLGIIGVFYCFDEATNHPSLQAETENYVSTTLRIVVVIIPLLYIICTITNWILKWMKKRMRKVKIIVTRARAWRRGYENIDNDFEETLPDRIVNPENYQDENRPLDIVCSDGNCTRATLQPNITY